A segment of the Arachis hypogaea cultivar Tifrunner chromosome 5, arahy.Tifrunner.gnm2.J5K5, whole genome shotgun sequence genome:
gaaaataaaaaaataccacaattacatccctcttcgggtgtctcttgtggatgtctacagagaggtttgcaacacagaaaaaataccaccagctcggccactcaaaggcaaaaaagaaggaagaaaccgggctgaatattgtgaataccatcggatccgcgggcactccgccaatgagtgttttgacttaaaaaacgtcatagaaaagctcgtacgagaaggaaagttagatcgATACCTGGCCACCCATGATAaggaacaaaggaaaagaagaagagcagaagacgTCTGACCAACTGCGTGGTCATCCCGAACGCTAGAAAGACATATCCACATGATCACGGTGGATTCgccgggggaggaatctccaaatcatcccgcaaaagacatctcaaagacgtatacCACGTCGCAGAAAGGAAGGAAGCACCCGGCATCCCGGCAatcacttttaccaaggaagacgcatccggcatcgcgacagggcatgacgatcccatggtcatcactattatacatGAAAACGCAAATCTTcatcgcacactgatagaccaggagagctctgccgatatcttattcaaaaccgctttcgacaaacttggcttggaagaaaaagaactcagagcatatccgcaCAGCCTGTTCGGGTTAGGAGACACCCCGGTTCAACCAATGAGATACATCCcgctccacacaacttttggaaaggaAAGTCAGTCAAagacactcaaaatagattatatcgtcgttgacgtaagctcagcctacaatgccctaataggtcgggcaacgctaaatcaactcggcgcaatagtctcgaccccacatctatgcatgaagttctcGACCGCCGAAGGAATAGCCACAGTAaaggcagatcagaagatggcgtGCCGCTGTTACAATGagagtctaaacctcagaggcagaggagaagaattccatacAATCGAGCTCGGAGGAGTTCGGAGGCGGGAAGagctccgcccacaacctgaaggagaagtagagaaaatccagatcgggaacaccccAGACCAAACAACCAACATTAGCATACTCCTAAAAGGGGACATGAaaaaatcactcatacagttcctacgcgagaacgccgacctctttgcatggaaggccgcagatatgccaggcatagatcccaaactaatatGCCACAAGTTAGTAGTCTACCCAGGATTTCAGACGGTACAACAAAGGcgcagaaagctaggaccagaacgctctcaagcattggaagaacaggtacaagctctactggaggcaggcttcataagagaagtcaaatacccgctatggcttgctaatgtcgtttTGGTAAAAAAAGTTAAATggaaagtggagaatgtgcaccgactataccgatcttaacaaagcttgcccgaaagatccttatccactcccaaacatcgacgcattggtagatgcttcctccggatacaaatacctctcctttatggacgcatactcgggatataaccaaatcccaatgtacccacccgaccaagaaaaaacctctttcCTGACCCCAatggcaaattactgctacatcgttATGCCTTTCGGTctaaaaaatgcaggagccacttaccaaaggctaatgaacaaagttttcttggatcacatcggaaagatcatggagttctacgtggacgacatgctagtgaagacgcaaaatgaagagatgttactatccgacctgacacaagtattcaacaccataagacgacacggcatgcgactcaatcccacgaaatgtaccttcgcagtggaagctagtaaattcttgggttttatgatcacacagagaggaatcgaagTGAACCCGGACAAGTGCatggccatactcgacatgaaaagccggacttgtatcaaagaggtacagcaactcaacgggcggttggcggccttgtccagattcctggcgGGATCAGCAATatgatctctccccttctacgccactctaaggaagggaaaggagtttgaatggacagttgaatgtgagcaagccttccaagacgtcaaaaaatttctgggacaaccacctatattaggtcggccacgggaaggagaaccactcatattgtacctcacagtaggaaatcgggcaatagcctcagcactggtctgagaagacaacagtgggcaacaacccatatactttatcagcaaagcattacaagggtcCGAAcagaactatcagaaaatagaaaaattcgcttatgctctcataataacatctcgacgacttcgttcatacttccagtctcacaccattaaagttcggaccaaccagcccataaaaggaatcttacagaaaatagacttggcaggcagaatcctgcaatgggcagtcgagttgtccgaattcgaccttcaatacgaagcacggacggccatcaaatctcaatatctggccgacttcattgcagaatttacagacacaccGAAAATCCCCGTAGTATGGAATCTATATGTGGATGGCTCCTCAAACAAAACGGGAAGTGGCACAGGCGTTATACTTGAAAGCAACCAGgggacccaaatcgaactcttcctcaaattcgggttcccaaccacaaacaatcaagcggaatatgaggcactattaGCTAGTTTGAAGCTGGCCGGGGAGGTGGGaactcaaaaacttatcatcttcagtgacttacaagtagtcacttcacaaataatagGAAGTTagcaagccaaagatcccactatgaaaaagtacttggacaaaactaaGGAATAGCTCAGACAACTCGGAGAGTATGAGATCCGAcatataccccgagaacagaatgcccgggccgatgcactttcaaaactagccagcaccaaaccaggaggcaacaatagaagccttatccaagaaacTCTACAGAAGCCATCAATCTCAGacgaagaaaaggtcctagccataacaggtcgcgatcagggatggatgacccccataattaattacctcacgaCAGAGGCCCTCcctacagatgagaaagaggcaaagaggttaaaacgggaagcagaatactacaccatcataaataatactttatacaaaagagggatttcaacaccaatgctaaaatgcgtgccgacttccaacactacggatatcctagaagaagtacacagtggcatttgtggcaatcatctcggagcgcaagcactAGCCAAAAAGTACTTCGGgtaggattctattggccaactctacaaaaagaggcCACaaaattcgtaaagacatgttcgccatgtcaaaagcatgccaacttcgaCACCGCtccgccagaggagctcatcagcgtaacctcaccttggccatttgcaaaatggggactcgatctcgtcggacctttccctcaaggatcaggacaagtcaaattcctcatagtagaaatagactacttcacaaaatagatcgaggcagaacccctagccaatgccacagctcaaagaagtcggaaattcatATATAGAAACATcctcacaaggttcggagtcccatactccatcactacagacaatggtacccagttcacagacaTAGGTTTTAGAAAACTAGCAGTCGACCTAAATAAAgatcgagctcgagcaggggtactgttcataccctgggtcgagctctccgacccgggatgttctacagataaagcgaccgacctctttaaggTTAGGaggacccgacctcttctcaaagaggtcagcCAAATCACAGGAAGGCTCAATAGAGGGACCAAATGGAGGAATACGCCCCAAATCTTATGGCAGCATAAGCCTAcaaagagaagggcggttcccttgaagataagatgacctcaattaaagataagataaagataagataagataactaactaatcttatctaagaaggtcactctatgccattataaatacactggagcacccaagtataactcatactctgattctacccccaccctccgggaatgaaggatcagcaccaccactgtgtccaacaagtcggacacagcgGCTCCAGCCACCGTCAACAGGTCAgatacaacagctccgaccaagtaccgaagatctcgtccaagatcgacctatagtttcaggtaacccacggaacactttcgtacaaaagttaggttgtcacttaagcaaacccaataaaattgataactgagtattcaaacctcgggtcgtcttctcaaggaattgcagggaggtgtgtttattattggttatggaaaattttatattcttgggttttttttgaaatattgagcaaggaaaataaattgcaagggaaataattaataattgaaaaactcttggcaaggtatgagaactggaattcctatcctagttatccttatcaggtgtgatgagaattgggtttcaacgccacttggtcagcctttactaaacaaaggaaggtcaagtggactaattagcttgatcctcaagtcctagtcaatccctatgGAAGGACTAGCTTTAGAGTGATCCAGATCAATCagtaattccaatttcaatcaacagttgagtttgataactcaagtgttaccaattacttaaccaaatctaaaaagggaaaataaatctaatttaaattgaaagtatcataaatataataaaacaatcatgaatctgaaatacctcaaattgtattaaatagaaaatcaatctaaacataaagagttcataaactaaattgagaaaataaataaaaggaacattgaacctgtgattgaagaagatgaaatcctaattcctttaagaggaatcctaatcctaaatcctaagagaaaggagagaacctctctctctaaaaactacatctataaacaaaaattgtgaattatcagCTTATGCTAagtatggatgcattcccccactttatagcccaGAAATCTATGTTATCTGGGCCAAAAAccgggtcaaaaatagcccagaaatcgttgATTATGAAATCTATCACGTATAGGTTGTTGCAAAGTcatgcggaagcgtcgtccacacgttcgcgcggattgggtttttgccaggtcacgcgtccgcgtgatccacgcgtttgtGTTGCCTGGCTTCGAAGCAGCTATGGccaattatatatcgttgcaaagccctagacgttagctttccaacacaactgaaactgcataatttggacttctgtagcttaagttatggtcaatttagtaccaagagatcaggttggacagctttagcagttccttcagtttcttgtatttcttccacttttacatacttcctttccatcctctaagctattcctatcctgtaatctctgaaaacacttaacacatatatcaaggtatcgaatggtaataagagaggattaatattagaaaatataaggccaaagaagcatgttttcaatcatagcacaaaatcaggaaggagaatgtaaaacatgcgattagtatgaataagtgagtaaagagttgataaaaacctcttaaattagcacaagataaaccatgaaatagtggtttatcatgtgtCCTAAATGCAGTCTTAGGAATATCATCCTCTTTCACCTTTATTTGATGGTAACCAGATCtcaaatcaatcttggaaaacACTCCAGCTCATTGCAGTTtatccatcaagtcatctattcttggcagcgggtacttgttcttcacagtcactttgttcaactgTCAATAATTCACACACAGTCATATTCCTCTATCCTTCTTCACCAATAAAATGGGCGCTCCCCACGGTGGtacactcggtcgaatgaacctcttattcaaaagctcttccaactgagttTTTAATTCGGCCAGCTCTATCAGAGCCATTCTATACGACGCAATCGATACTGGTCTAGTTCCTAGCACCAATTCAATTGCAAATTCAATCTCCCTTTGAGGTGAAAGCTTTGGGATATCTTCCGGGAATACCTCAGGAAAGTCTCTTACCACCGGAATCTGATCTAAGTTCTGGGCATCACCCAACGCATTAGAAGTCAACAAGAGATAACCCTGATACTCTTCCCCACTATAGTGCACCGTTACAAAGTTCAGGTAGTAGCCCTCAGCTATCACTGCCCTATTTTCTCCTTCCAGCATAAACCAAATCGACTGCTCAAAGAAATGCAACAAAACCCAATTCTTCGACAACCAATCAAACTCCAAAATTATCTCCAACCTAACCATTGGTAAACAAATCAAGTCATGCACGAAGTCTCTACCCAcaagcttgaaacctacttgcCTACACCCTGCCCTATTCATAACCATCATATGCGGAGTATGTACATGCAAATCAAACACTAACTTTGACACTTTCAAGCCTAGTTCTTTAACTTTAgcaaatgaaataaatgaatgcGAAGCTCCAGTATCATACAATGAAATTAATGTTTTATCACCAATTAAACATATACCTCTCATCAACGGATCCACCTTGGAAGCATCCTTGGTGTTTACAGCAAATACTCGCCCCTGGTGCTGACTTTGGCTCGCATTTGGGTTCTTCCCACGGGTGCAATCCCTTGCCATATGACCAGGCAAACCACAGTTGAAGCAACCACCTAAACCAATCTTGGAAGAGTCATATGGATGAAAACACCCACAACGCACACAAGTCAAATCCAGAGAATTCTTACTCTGATTTCCTCTTCCTTTGGCATACTGAAACTCATTCTGAGCATTCTTTCTGAAGCCTCCTTGACGTTGAGGCATATCCTCCTCTCTTGAAACTTTGACCCCTCGGATGAAAATACTTGCCATGTCCCTTACTAGTGTTCCCTCTATGAGTCTCATTGGACGAAGTTACCGTTTTTGCGTATTCCTCAACCACCCTTGCTTTGTTCACAAAGTCAGAGAAAGTATGAATCTCCGTAGGAGCCACAATAGTCATGATGTTGTCCTTCAAGCCCCTTTGGTACTTGATACCTTTCCAATTTTTGTAGGATTTTGGGGCACCCTGacacaccctagaaaacctacaAAGCTCCTCAAACTTGCTCGTGTAATCTGCCACAGACAAGGAACCTTGCTTTAGCTGCATCAGTTCCATCTCCTTCGCTTCTCTTGCAGACTCAGGAAAATACTTCTTGTAGAAGGCCGTTTGGAATATGTCCCAACGAACATTGGTATTTTGAAGCTGTATCAAGCGGCATTCTACCTACCACCAGTGTTAGGCCTCTCCCGCAAGCTGATAAGCGGAAAATTCTATATATTGGTTATTCAAAACGTGCTGAGCATGCAAAGCATGTTCCATGGCCTGGAACCAGTTGTCTGCTTTTATAGGATTGGTTGATCCTCAGAAAATTGgcggatgaaccttgagaaaCGTCGCCAAGGTCATCGGAGCACCTCCCGTGTTATCGCCATTTCCCTCAGCATTATCATTAGCATTACCTTCGCCATTCCCGTTTCCGTTTCTGGCCAGTTCGTCTAGCCTCTGCACAGCTTACAAAGTCGCAGCAGCATTAGCCTCCATAGTGTTCGCTAAATTCGACATGGTTATCAGCTAGTTGCTCATTCCTACTTTTCTCGTGAACGTGCTCGACCTCGTTTGCAAGTGGCCATTAGGATTCCTGTCTCCACCAaataatcgatatcaaggtgatcagtctcaatatcaaaagcctagttcttcaattatcccaaacaggcactcacaaacaagcatgctatgcatatatcaaacagataacctaatagcatcaaagaaaagacacacagagtatgcaatgaagtacAATCGGCATATCCCTCAgactcacgaggacgaaccactctgataccaataaatgtaacaccctaattagcctaagctttacctcgcatcgtaaagcaaagtttaatcagagattacgatagttctaaagttcatacatataatatatggaataaataatataatctagaagcccgatgaaagatatagctcaaaaataggatttgaaaagcaAAAATGTGCTAACAAAGCTTCTAGCTTAAAGCACAtggtatatataatataacaaaagataagagtataatatcataagaatctagctaCGGCTCACGGAGTTTAAGTCAGCTAGCTATATATGGACATATAGAACCAGATAGTAAAAAATAAGCTTATACAACCTTTTCTCtctcaatacaagcctctaggcaaaagcaaaatacaaaagtgagagctatatacacaaaataaatcaaaaagacTCCAAGAGTAACAGGATCCTCCGCTATCTATCACCATCCAAACAACTcaccgaaggttctcagtatggtaacagtgcccagtgatgtaggatataagacccgggatgccaaaggcaatcctagacttcatatccatcacaagattcaatgcaagtaaagcacaagtagaagcatataaggcaagtaattcaagtaagcaattaggcatgttattcaattaggcatacaattacaagttggcaaagcatacaaacaattagaagatgtacatgatgaatgcctgtcctattggctgtgatatcatattgtcggttcaactgccaacccgatacatctccatggagacgtcgcccttcggaatcatcatttgggaacccccgagatatggttCTCGGAT
Coding sequences within it:
- the LOC140173219 gene encoding uncharacterized protein: MARDCTRGKNPNASQSQHQGRVFAVNTKDASKVDPLMRGICLIGDKTLISLYDTGASHSFISFAKVKELGLKVSKLVFDLHVHTPHMMVMNRAGCRQVGFKLVGRDFVHDLICLPMVRLEIILEFDWLSKNWVLLHFFEQSIWFMLEGENRAVIAEGYYLNFVTVHYSGEEYQGYLLLTSNALGDAQNLDQIPVVRDFPEVFPEDIPKLSPQREIEFAIELVLGTRPVSIASYRMALIELAELKTQLEELLNKRFIRPSVPPWGAPILLVKKDRGI